gggcgccgtccccgccgcccgctcccgccccccccaCCGCGGCGCCGCTCTGCCGCCGTCGCGGTCTGATGACGTCAGCGGCGCGGCCGGGCCATGGCGGGCGAACGTCGGCGACGCGGCGGGGACGGGCTGCGGGAACGGCCCCGGGAGCGGGGGAACCGCCGGGAGCGGGCGGAGCCgcagcggggcgcggggcggggctgggcccgggcggcggcgctggcggcggcgctggcggTGGCGGTGTTGGCCTTGGGCCTGGCCGCCGTGGAGTGGGACCGGTGGAGCGCGGCCTCCCGCCTCgtcaccccccaccccgctccccccgcgctgccccccggTTCTACCGGACCTCTCGCCTCACCCCACCTTTTCTGGGGCACTTACCGGCCTCACGTCTACTTCGGGATGAAGACGCGCAGCCCGCGCTCTCTCGTTACCGGTGAGGGAGAGCGgcgggggtcgggggggggggggcgggcccgGGAACCGCGGCTGaacccccccgctcccccccggtGTCCCCAGGGCTGATGTGGCTGCAGCAGCGCGAAGGCGGCGGCGCTCTACGCCACACCTGCGAGCAGAGCGACGGCCCGTCCCGCTACGGCTGGCGGATGCACGACGGGGAGAGCTTCGGGGTGCAGGAGATCCGGGACGAGGGGTTGGTGCTGAAAACCGAATTCGTTAAACGACCCGGCGGGGAACACGGCGGCGACTGGAGCTGGCGCGTCACCGCGCGGACGGAGGTGAGGCGGTGGGGAGGGGAGCGCAGGCCCCTTCCTCGCCTCtccctcaccctcctcttcctccgcagGCCGCGGGCGGCCCgacccccctcctctccctctttttctaCGTGGCCACAGACGAGCAGGGCACGCTGCGGCCGCGGCTGGACAACGGGACGCGGCTGGCGGCCGTGACGGGGACGACGGAGGAGCTGGGGCGCTTCACCCTCACCTTCCTCCCCCCCACGACGGAGAGCGGGGAGGACCCCAAATACGCCAGGTGCCTCATCGCGAcgcccccgccccgtccccccgcccTGCTCCCTGCCATCCTTCAACCCCCGTGTTCCCTCCGCAGCTACAACTACCTGGAGGCGCCGAGCCCGGGGCTGCACCGCCTGACCGAGCTGGTGCGCGGCAGCTTGAGCAACCGCTTCGTCTTCGCCCCGCCGGGGAGGCCCCGCCGCCGCTTCTTTGCCGTGGAGGCTCTGGGGGGCTTCCCGGGGGAacctccccctccccgcgggCGCCTGCTGCTGCACCAGGTGACACTGGAGCCACCGGCCGTCGCCGAGGTGACCTTCGAGTCGGGCAGCGCCGCGGGCCGGCCGGGGCGGCTGGCGGGGGGGACGCTGTCGGCAGCGCTGTCGCGTCACGCGGCCGCTTTCGAGAGCCGTTTCGAGGAGACTTTCGGGCTGGCCCGCAAGGGCTTCCCGCCGGCCCAGCGCCGCTTCGCCCAGGCCGCCCTCAGCGACCTCCTGGGCGGGATGGGCTACTTCCACGGCCGCTCGCTGGTCCAGGGGCCGCGGCAGGAGcgccccgtgcccgccgccgaGGCCGCGCTTTTCACCGCCGTCCCCTCCCGCTCCTTCTTCCCCCGCGGGTTCCTCTGGGACGAGGGTttccaccagctgctgctggcacgCTGGGCGCCGGCGCTGAGCCGCGAGGTCATCGCCCACTGGCTCGACCTGATGAACGCCGAGGGCTGGATCCCGCGGGAGCAGATCTTGGGGGAGGAAGCGCGGGCCAAGGTGCCCCCCGAGTTTCTCCTGCAGCGCAGCGAGACGGCCAACCCCCCCACGCTGCTGCTGGCGCTGCAGGcgctgctgcccgccgcccccctgCCCTACCTGCGCCGCCTCTTCCCCCGCCTGCACGCCTGGTACGACTGGTACAACCGCACGCAGGCCGGGCCGCTGCCCCTCACCTTCCGCTGGCGCGGCCGCGACCCCCAGCACGAGCTCTTCCTCAACCCCAAAACCTTGGCCTCGGGGCTGGACGATTACCCGCGCGCCTCGCACCCCTCGCCCGAGGAGCGGCACCTGGACCTGCGCTGCTGGATGGCGCTGGCCTCCGGCGTGCTGGCCGCGGTGGCTGAGCGCCTGGGCGAGCCGGCCGGGCTTTACCGCGCCGCCGAGCGGGCGCTGAGCGACAATGAGCTGCTGGAACGGCTGCACTGGGCGCCCGAGCTGGGCGCCTTCGCCGACTACGGCAACCACAGCGCGGCCGTGGGGCTGCGCTGGCAGCGGGGGATGCCGGCGGCACCGGGgaggcccccgccgcccccgcggctGGTGCGGGAGGTGCGGGAAGCGCCACGGCCGCAGTTCGTGGGGGCTTTGGGCTACGTCAGCCTCTtcccgctgctgctgcagctgctgcggCCCGACTCGCCGCGGCTGCCGGCAGTGCTGGCCACGCTGCGCGACGAGCGGCAGCTCTGGACACCCTTCGGGCTGCGCTCGCTGTCCCGCGACAGCCCCTTCTACCTCCAGCGCAACACCCAGCACGACCCCCCGTACTGGCGCGGTTCCGTCTGGGTCAACATCAACTACCTGGCGCTGCGGGCGCTGCGCGGTTACGCCGAGGCCGCGGGGCCGCAGCGGGAGCGGGCGGCTGAGCTTTACCGCGAGCTGCGCCACAACCTGGTGGCCAACGTCTACCGGCAGTTCTCCGAGAGCGGCTTCCTCTGGGAACACTACAGCGACAGCAcgggccgcgggcagggctgccGCCCCTTCGCCGGCTGGTCCGCACTGGTCGTGCTGGTGATGGCCGAGGACTATTAGGGGCTGCAGGCAACTGCCTGCCCTGCCCGTTTTTCTCAGGTGCGGAGCCCCACCCCGCTCCACCCCCAGAATAAACCTCCACCACTCTGGCCTGTCACTGCCTGTgtcggggttggggggggtcaCGGCTCTGTCCTGTCCCCCCCTGGCTGGGGCAGccatggcaggggtgggggggcccAGCTGAGCCCCGGTGCCCCCAGCAGGCGCGGGGGCTGCCATACTTCCACATCTCTTTAATGGTGAGAGAACGCTACGTgagccgcccggccccggcggagaTGAGGCCCCCCCACGGGCAGTGGCACCGGCCCCGGGGCCACCGGCAGCaagtgggggggaaggggggtgtgggggggacacGCAGGGTGGGCACGGGAACCCCTGGAAGCAGTtcggaggggagggggggctccGGTGGGGCCACCCCGGGGCCTGGCTGCGCCGCGCCAGGTACCGGAGATGAtgaggcggggtggggggtgggggggtcagtCGGGGCGAGGGGGGGGCTCCGCAGTGAGAGTCCAGACCCCGGGACACCGCCCCAAGCCCCCCTGGCacagggggagaggggggggctGTTCCCTGCCGAAGTGCTGCCCATCCCActctgccctggggctggggggggggggtcgtgCCACTGCACCCCAAAAGGCTGcgctgaggtgggggggggggggggggggggggggcagaggggggggcCAGGTCAGCGCagccgacccccccccccaccccgcgccaGGGCGCAGGCAGCGGGCCGGGCAAGCGAGCGGGCAGCGGTGCGGGCAGGGCTCAGACGGGCAGCGCAGGCGAGCCGGGCCTCTGGCAGCGGGGTGGGGGCGCGGGGCCAGCCTTGCCCAGGAGGTGGGTGCCTTcgccctcgccctcctcctcctcctggcaacGCCCCACCTCGATGCCCGAGTCCCCCGTCAGGCGTCGGTGCCGGAAATGCTCACCGGCGCTGCCGCCTTCCTCCCGGGCCGCGCcgctgctgccctcctcctcctcctcgccctcctcgaTGTCGGAGCAGGGGTGGCCGTCAGCCTCGAAGAAGTCCACGGTGGAGGAGAAGAGGGCGTGCTTGTGCGGGGCCCCCCGTGCCGGCGGCTCTTCGgggggcagctcccagctggcGCCGGTGCCGGTGCTGCTGGTGCCGCCGTCCTCGCTGGGGGTGCTGGCCCGGCTGTGCCCCGTCTCGTCCGTGGCCCGTGCCGAGAGCgaggtgctgctgggggaggtggcGCAGCTCGACTCGCAGGAGCAGCTGGTGGAGTTCTCGGAGCTGGGCGAGAGGGTGAGGCTGCCGGAACCCTGGCGGGGACGGTGGCCACTGCCGCGTGGGGCCAGGACGGCGCTgtacggcggcggcggcgtgccGGGCCGGTGGGCCACCTCCTCATAGGCAGGCAGCTTGAAGGAAGCCAGCATCcctgtgggggggggaaaggggggcaGGGGTCAGCGCAGGCCTCCCCCAGACCCCCAGGACGAGTCTCCTGGAGGGTGcagctgggatggggcagggtgggggggtaaaagggggtggggagggggggacatACACACAGGAAAGGGGGCTGGGGGACAAAAAtgccagggggtgggggggataaAAGGGGTCGCAGAGGGGACAGCGAGATAAAAGGGGTCTGGGCCCCCCCACTCACTGAGGTCCATCATGGAGGCGGGGTAGTTGCAGGCACCATGGTAGGCGATGAGGTTGATCTcccgctgccgctgctgctgctgcaggcgcAGCTTGGCCCGGCGGTGCCGGTAGgcgcagcagcagctgaagaggatgaggatggtCCAGAGGAGCCAGAACCctgcggggagcggagcgggggtcACCCCCCGCCTCCCGGGGGGGGCCCAgagtcccccccgccccccgggccccccgcCCGCACTCACACCACAGCTCGTAGTAGTAGGTGCAGCAGCCGGTCTCCCCGCAGCAGTGTCCGGTCTCGCACACGTAGGGCTGGTTGTTCACCCCCGGGCAGTACTCCCGGGCCTGCGGGCACAGCCACACCGTCACACCGGCCCGGGGCTCCGCGGggcgccgcggccccccccgtccccccgccccgccgtaCCTGCTGGTGCTGCCGGCCCAGCAGCGCGGCCCAGGCCCCCTCGGCGCCGCCGCTCCCGGGCCGCTCCATGGCGCCGCCTACaacccgccgcggccccgcgccggcTTCGCCCGctcggccgccccggccccggcccccgccgcccgcagcagcagccgctgccccgccgccgccgcccccatCCCGGccgcccgggccgccgccgccgcccgggccgcaGCCTCCGCCGCCGCCATCACGCCCGGGCCAAAGCTCCCGCCCCCTACCGCCGCCGACCAatccgccgccgcctcgccgccgcccgccaatcggcggcgccgccgccgccctggcCCCGCCAATCGGGCGCCGTCTGCCCGCGCCTCACGCCCAACAACAGAGACAAAGGGACCgagccccgcccccgccgcgatTGGCGGCCGGCGCCACCAACCGGAGGCGACGCCCCGCCCAGAAGGCCGCGACTGACGGGCGCGTCGGCCAacgggcggccccgccccgcgccgcctccACCGCCGGACGGGCGCAGCCTCCCCTGCCTGGCCGGGAACCTCCCCCGGGGAGGGCGCTGCCGGGAGCCCGGCCAACCCGCGGGCGCGGGCAGCGCCTGAGCGTGCCATTGGCGGagaaaccaaccaaccaaacaccGCCGCTCTCCGCCTCGACCAATGGGCGCTGCCGCAGGGCGCTCCCCGCTGCCCCGCCCCCGGGACCGCTGGGCCGGGCCGTACCACAACCCTCCCGGTGTGTGGGGGGGCGGTACCGCAACGCTGCCCGTGACGGCGGGGGGGCGTGTCGGGCCTTTCCCCGTCCCGGCGGACCCACACACGGCTCCTTCGCCAACAACCTTTAATCAGCTCCGCGGCACCGGGCGGTGGCACCGCCGCGGgacacccctccctcccccccccccccccccttcagtcCTGGCTGGGGCCGCCCCAcagccccgggcccccccgcTGTCCATGGCCGCCCCCGCCGGGCCTAGGCCGCAgcctcctgcagctggaggttcCGGCGGTAGCAGGCCAGGCTGCAGAGCGGGAGCCCGGTGCGGGAGCAGCAGTAACGCTTGTGGTTGGAGCAGCCGGCCACGCCGCAGAGCACCggggggggcacggcgggggccggggcgggcagcagCGGCAGGGCCATGCCCGCCGGGAAGGAGACGGTGATGCGGTCGGTGGCGTTGCAGTAATGGACGACGGGGCAGGGCGCCTGCTTGGCCTTGCGCTCCCGCAGCGTCTTCACCTTGGCCTTGTTGGTCTTGGTCAGGCGCTCGATGGTCTGGTTCTTGTTCTCCTCCGCCTTCTTGGCCGCCTGCAGGCGCCGCTTGCGCGCCCGCTTCCTCGCGCTTCACCAGCATCTCCTCCGTCAGCTCCTTCGCCTTGTAGCCCATGGGCAGCTCCAGCAGCGGCTGGCTCTGCTGCTTGTGCAGGAGGGCTTTCTGCGGGGGCACGGGGGCACCGTcaccccgccgccggggccctccctgcccctccaccCCAGCCCCTGCGGCACCCCCCGGCACCCAGACCCGCGGCAGGCCGGGCTGCACCCCCCAGGCGGCTCCGtgacccccccggcccccctcacCTGTCGGGCCGTCAGCAGGGACTCGTCCACCTCCTTCTTGAGCTCCCCGTTGTCATCCAGCTCGCCCTTCTCGAGGGCGTCGAGCCagcgctcttcctcctcctcctcctcctcgcggGCAGGAAAGCAGCTCTCCGAGTCCAGGTCCGGCAGGGGCGAGGGGTCCAGGTTACTGTCCTCGTCtgggccgggcagcggcgggggggaaCAGTCAccggggggggtgtcaccccaCCCCGGGGTCAGGCCGCCCCCGAAGCCGCGatggggggggggcacggcccgGCAAGGGGGACCCAGCGCATCCCTGCGGGCtccccctcctgctccagcccccctacagccaacaccccccccccccaccggtgccgccgcccccggggctcACCCAGCCAGGCCCGGTACTGCTCGATGGGGACCCCCTCCGTGGGCTCCTCCTCCTCGTCCACCACCATCAGCGGGGAGGGCGAGCGCGGCGCCTCGGGGACCACCGTGAAGGTGGGGACGCTGCCGGGAGAGCGCGGGGGGGCAGCCGGTGAGgccgggacacacacacacacacgtgggGGACCCCCGGCCCTACCGAGGGCGGGATGTGGCGTCCGGGCGAGGGCCGCGGTGCCTGTGGGGCGGGGGAAgagaccccccccggcccccctcacCTCTTGGTGCCCAGGATCTGCCCCCCCAGCTTGATCTTGAGCTTGAGCTGGGGCTTGCGCAGGCCGGTGGCGGGctcgggcgcggggggggggccccGCCGCCTCATGGTGGTGCTTCTTCTTGTGCTTTTTCTTGTGCTTCTTGTGCTTCTTCTTGTGGGAGCCgtgcccgccgcccgcctcggcctCCTCCCCTGCGGGGGGCACCGCCGTCAGCCCGGCCCGGGGGACCCGCCACCGGGCCCGACCCCGGCGGGGAGCGACCAGCGGGGCCGCAGCGCCGAGCCCCGGGCGGCCCCCGGCCCCTCACCGTGCTCGCCGCCCTCCATCCTGCCGCGCCGCCAGGCCTTGCTCATCCGGCGCCGCCGGTGCCGCTGTCCGGGGAGGGGACGGAGGGGGGGACCCGATTCCGGGCGGACCCGCTTCCGCCCGGCGCGGCGGAACACGCGCGGGGAGGGCGCGCGGGGGGTGGCGGCGCCGGCGGCGCCATCTTTGAAGCGGGCAGAGGAgagggcggggggagcgcggcccggGCGGAACCAGCGGCCGCGGGACTCTGGGGCCGCGCTGACACGAGTGGGGGGCACGTGGGGGGGTGAGAGTGTGAGTAGgagtgtgtgtgtacacgtgtgtgtgtgagtgtgagagtGTGAGGAGAGTGTGTGAGAGTGTACACGTGTGCGTACATGTGTACATGTGTACacacgtgtgtgtctgtgtgtgtgtacacatgtgtaCATGTGTCAaagtgtgggggggtgagtgtgtgtatgtacagTGTGTACACacgtgtgtgagtgtgtgtgagagtgtgtacacatgtgtgtacatgtgtgtgttaCAGTACagtcacacacacagagtcacagACACCCTCCACACAACACTCACACATTCTCACACACGCACACAGTcacagacacccccccacacacacactcgcacacacacactcgcacacacacactctcacacacactcacccccccccaccccgcagctgCCGCCGCTGACTCGGGCCATTGTCCTGCCCGTGCCAGGAGCCGCCCGGTtcccggtcccggccccgctCTGGCTCCCGACGgtccccccggggctccccgggcgCTTCGCagcggcgccgggcggcgggACCGGCCTGTCCCGGTGTGTCCCGGCCTGTCCCGGTGTGTCCCGGTGTGCCCGGCCTGTCCCGGTGCGTCCCGCCCGTGCCCGGTGGCCAGgcgccgggccggggaggggtTTTCTCCCAGCTCGCAGCCGGGGAACCGTCCCGGTGGGAACCAACAACACCCGGGACCAAGCCCCGGTACCGCTCCCGGTACCCATGTTTTGCCGCAACGAGCGGAGCCGGGTGACCGTGGGCCCGGGGCTCGGCGCTGGAGATGGAGATCCGCCGCGGGCGCTGCCGCCTCAGCCTGCTGGCCGACTGCGCGCAGGTACGGCACCGCCACCGGCACCACACTGCCACCGCCACCCGCCACCCGCCACCGGCACCGCCACCACGCTGGCACTGCCACCGGCACCCGCCACGCCAAGGCCGCGCCggcggccgctccccccgcccccggcccccgccgccctgcccgtcctgccggtCCcaccggccgcccccggcccagCCGGGATTTCCCGCCGCACCGGCCGGTcctgccccgcgcccccccccggcGGCCCCCCCGGCAGTGCCAGCCCGGCGCGGCGGCCCCCGCGGCTGCacggggcgggggcagcggggggctgggggggatgagGGGGGTGGAACCGGGGGGCGGGGAGCGGAACCCGCACCCCCGCCACACCGGGCGCGTGGCCGGGCACGAGGCTCAGGGGGGTCCCGGTGCACATGGCGGGGGTCCTGGTTCCCCCAGTACCAGCTACACACAGGGGGGGTGTCCCGGTGGACacggggggggggtcccggtgcgCGTAAAGGGGGTCCCGTACACATGGGGGGGGGTGCCGGTACACACAGGAGGTCCTGGTGCAttggggggggtcccggtgcACATGGGGGGGTCCTGGCACACACCGGGGGGGTCCCGGTGGAcgtgagcgggggggggggggtgtgtcgtGGTTGCCCCGGTACCAGCTGCACACGGCGGGGGGGGTCGCGGTGCCCACGGGGGGGTCCCGGAGCCGCCGTtgccgccgggggcggggggggggggcggccgctgTGAGCGGAGCCGGCGGAGGATCGGCGAagggggggtgcggggagggaggggggggcggccggggcgggcggtcGCCGCCTTCCTGCGCGCGGCGGAGCGGCGGAGCGCGAGCGGCGGAAGGtaccgggaggggagggggggggcgccggcgggggggggggcggctcgCGCTGCTGCGCCCACCGGGGCCGGTAGGGGGCGGCGGCCGTCaccggggggggcggggaggacaCAGGACACACCGAGAGGGGGGGGGGACCACACCGACACACACACCGCCCGGTCCTGGGCTCCCCCCGCCGGTCCCGGTGCCCCGTCCCCGCCCCGCACCCCCCGATCCGacccggtgcccccccccccccgctccttcCTGTCCCTGCGCCCCCAACccccgtccccgtgtcccccccctcaccccatcCTGTCCCCCCCCTCCGCTCTGtcccccagccccgtcccccctcccccgcACCCCCTTTTTtgtccccagctccccccgcacccatccccgcccccccctcccgtCCCTGcgccccccccgtgcccccctcCACCGCACCCCAAACGCCCCCCCGTCCCCTGCACCCCCTTatcgcccccccccccgtcttccccttcccccccccccaaccgcCCCCGCTGCCCTTTCTCGCACAGTGTCCGGTTGTtcggcgggagggggcggccggtaccgggggggggaggagggaggggctGAGTGTGGGGGGGCCCCTTGTACCCGGGGGGTGGCGATGAAAGGGCCCTTTTCTCTCCGCAGCCGtactttggggtgggggggggggggacacccagaAAAAACCCGACTCCTGACGCGGCGCTGGATGCAGTTGGGGTGGATGCGGgaaatttcccccccccccctcctcctcctccaccaccccccccccccagcccccccaaaataagcgggggggtcccggtggTCCCCATggaggtggcagggagggggcaacGCCTCCAGATGCAGGAAAAGCTGCGGATTTTGGAAGATCTCAACATGCTTTATATCCGCCAAATCGCCATTAGCCTCCAGGTAGGAATtggggggctcccccccccccccgccccgggaacCCCCGTGACCCCCCCCCGGACCCCGGGGACCCGGGCTCCGGGGCTCCGGGGGGGGGGATCACGGGGGTTCAGGGAAGACGGAGAGCGCTCCCCCCCCCGCGATGTCCCACGGCGGaatgggggggattttttttggggagggggggggggcgactTCCCGGTTGtcgctgccccccccctcctcgcgCCCGCTGCTGGGGGTTATTTATAGCAACCGGTGACGTCACTGcagggggcccggggggggcggggggggcgggggggagcacCGGGAATGGAGCAGCAACCGGTACCGGCAGTGAGTTGGGGGGCtgaggggttgggggggtggcGCGGGGTGtgtcccccccaaacaccccactGGGGGGGTCTGGGATGGGGGGGGCACGTGGCACATCCGTGGGGCAGAAGGTTCCCCTATGGGGCACGTGGGGTATTTTTGGGGGTGCGTGGGGTATTTTTGGGGCTCCACCGTTTCCCCGTGGGGTGCACGATGGATCCGTGGGGCACGCGGCACGTCCGTGGGGTGCGTGATGTGTCCGTGGGGCACGTGGGGTATCTGTGGGGGGCGTCATTCCCTTGTGGGTGCGTGGGTGTCTGTGGGGCGCGTGGTACATCCGTGGGGTGTCTGTGGGGCGCGTGGTTCCCCCGTGGGCACATGATGTATCTGTGGGGCGCGTGGCTCATCCGTGGGGTACGTGATGTATCTGTGGGGCGTGTGGCACATCTGTGGGGTGCGTTGTTCCCTTGTGGGGTGCGTGGGGTATCTGTGGGGCACGTGCACATCCATGGGGTATTTGTGGGGTACGTGCTGTATCTGTGGGGTGTGTGGCTCGGCCGTGCGGCACGTGCTGTATCTGTGGGGCACATGGAACATCTATGGTGTGTGCGGGGAATCCGTGGGGCGCAGGGGGATATCCATGGGGGTGCGTGGCACGTCTGGGGGGTGCGTGGCACATCCGTGGGGTGCATGGGGGCATCCGTGGGGCGTGTGGCTCCCGTGTGGGGTACATGATGTATCTGTGGGGTGCATGTGGGTATCTGTGGGGTGTGTGGCACGTCTGGGGGGTGCGTGGCACATCTGTGGGGTATCTGTGGGGCATGTGGCTCCCCCGTGGGGTACACGATGTATCCGTGGGGCGTGTGGCACGTCTGGGGGTTTGTGGCACATCCGTGGGGCGCATGGGGGCATCTGTGGGGCACGTGGCTCCCCCGTGGGGTACACAATGTATCCGTGGGGCTCGTGGCTCCCGTGTGGGGTACACGCCGTCTCTGTGGGGTGTGTGACTGGGCTGTTGGGGGGGgcaatggggct
The sequence above is drawn from the Strix aluco isolate bStrAlu1 chromosome 4, bStrAlu1.hap1, whole genome shotgun sequence genome and encodes:
- the WBP1 gene encoding WW domain-binding protein 1, whose amino-acid sequence is MERPGSGGAEGAWAALLGRQHQQAREYCPGVNNQPYVCETGHCCGETGCCTYYYELWWFWLLWTILILFSCCCAYRHRRAKLRLQQQQRQREINLIAYHGACNYPASMMDLRMLASFKLPAYEEVAHRPGTPPPPYSAVLAPRGSGHRPRQGSGSLTLSPSSENSTSCSCESSCATSPSSTSLSARATDETGHSRASTPSEDGGTSSTGTGASWELPPEEPPARGAPHKHALFSSTVDFFEADGHPCSDIEEGEEEEEGSSGAAREEGGSAGEHFRHRRLTGDSGIEVGRCQEEEEGEGEGTHLLGKAGPAPPPRCQRPGSPALPV
- the MOGS gene encoding mannosyl-oligosaccharide glucosidase; this encodes MAGERRRRGGDGLRERPRERGNRRERAEPQRGAGRGWARAAALAAALAVAVLALGLAAVEWDRWSAASRLVTPHPAPPALPPGSTGPLASPHLFWGTYRPHVYFGMKTRSPRSLVTGLMWLQQREGGGALRHTCEQSDGPSRYGWRMHDGESFGVQEIRDEGLVLKTEFVKRPGGEHGGDWSWRVTARTEAAGGPTPLLSLFFYVATDEQGTLRPRLDNGTRLAAVTGTTEELGRFTLTFLPPTTESGEDPKYASYNYLEAPSPGLHRLTELVRGSLSNRFVFAPPGRPRRRFFAVEALGGFPGEPPPPRGRLLLHQVTLEPPAVAEVTFESGSAAGRPGRLAGGTLSAALSRHAAAFESRFEETFGLARKGFPPAQRRFAQAALSDLLGGMGYFHGRSLVQGPRQERPVPAAEAALFTAVPSRSFFPRGFLWDEGFHQLLLARWAPALSREVIAHWLDLMNAEGWIPREQILGEEARAKVPPEFLLQRSETANPPTLLLALQALLPAAPLPYLRRLFPRLHAWYDWYNRTQAGPLPLTFRWRGRDPQHELFLNPKTLASGLDDYPRASHPSPEERHLDLRCWMALASGVLAAVAERLGEPAGLYRAAERALSDNELLERLHWAPELGAFADYGNHSAAVGLRWQRGMPAAPGRPPPPPRLVREVREAPRPQFVGALGYVSLFPLLLQLLRPDSPRLPAVLATLRDERQLWTPFGLRSLSRDSPFYLQRNTQHDPPYWRGSVWVNINYLALRALRGYAEAAGPQRERAAELYRELRHNLVANVYRQFSESGFLWEHYSDSTGRGQGCRPFAGWSALVVLVMAEDY
- the INO80B gene encoding LOW QUALITY PROTEIN: INO80 complex subunit B (The sequence of the model RefSeq protein was modified relative to this genomic sequence to represent the inferred CDS: deleted 2 bases in 2 codons), yielding MSKAWRRGRMEGGEHGEEAEAGGGHGSHKKKHKKHKKKHKKKHHHEAAGPPPAPEPATGLRKPQLKLKIKLGGQILGTKSVPTFTVVPEAPRSPSPLMVVDEEEEPTEGVPIEQYRAWLDEDSNLDPSPLPDLDSESCFPAREEEEEEEERWLDALEKGELDDNGELKKEVDESLLTARQKALLHKQQSQPLLELPMGYKAKELTEEMLVKREERARKRRLQAAKKAEENKNQTIERLTKTNKAKVKTLRERKAKQAPCPVVHYCNATDRITVSFPAGMALPLLPAPAPAVPPPVLCGVAGCSNHKRYCCSRTGLPLCSLACYRRNLQLQEAAA